The Mycobacterium haemophilum DSM 44634 sequence CTGATCGAAGCGCAGCAGCAGATGCGCGCGGGCGATCAGCGGGTGCGCGACCCGCAGGTCCGCGCGCAGATCGCTACCGATCACCACGTCGCGACCTGGGGCGAAGCTACCGTGCGATCGGTCCAACCGAACCGTCAGGACGGGCGCCGCCGCTGAATCCATCAATTCAGGTTAGTAGTCAGGTTAGTGGTGGCGTCGGGTCAGCGGCGCCTGAGTCGGATCTTCCACCACACGATGGCGCCATAGACCAGCGACAGCGCGCCAAGCATGGCCATGTCGAACAGCCAGGCGCTCTTGGTGTGATTCCAGTGCTGGTCTTTCGGGTCGGTCGGTCCCGGTACCAAGCGGTGGGTGTCGATGGTCGACGCTGAGGCCGCGAAGCCCCACCGCGCGGGCGTGAACCACGACAACTGATCGAGCAAGAACCGGTCGGTCACCCAGATCATCCCGCCGGAGAACACCAGCTGGGACATGATCGCCACCACCAGCATCGGCATGATCTGATCCTGAGACTTGGCGAGCGCCGAAAGGGCCATGCCGAGAATCGCGGAGGCCACGCAGGTCGCGGCGACGGTGACGAACAACTCGAAACTGACCGCGAAGCCACCACCGCCCAGGAGCACGGCGTCCGAAATTGGCTGCCCCCAGCCGACGACCGAGATGACGGTGGCGATCGCCGCCTGAACGATCGCAAACGCGCAGAACACCACGATCTTGGCGCTCAGGTAGGCCCCGGTCGACAGGCCGACCGCCTGTTCGCGTCGGAATATGGCACGCTCGCCGATGAGGTCGCGGATGGTCAACGCGGTCCCCATGAAAACAGCGCCGACGTTGAGCATGACCAGAATCTGGTCGGGCTGGGCCGGATTGTTGCCCATCGGGTCCGACATGCCGTATCCGGTTTTGCCACGGACGGTGAGGGTCAGCACACCGATCAAAAACGGCAGCAGCGCCAAGAAAACCGTGTAGCCGCGGTCGGAGACCACCAGCCGAATCTGTCGGCGCGCGATGGTAGAGAACTGCCGATACGCGTCGGTGTGTACCGGTTCCCCCAAGTCGGCTGGGCTGGTTTGGGACGGGGCGGCCTGGGGCGGCTGGTTTTCGGCTTTGTCAGTGGCCCTGAAGCGGCGATTGGCCTCGTCGGGATCGGCGCCCACGTTAGCGAAGATGTCGGCCCAGTTGGTGGTTCCCATGGCCTGGCCGATCTGGTCGGGCGGACCCAGAAACGCGGTTTTGCCGCCGGGTGCCACCAGCAGCAGCTGATCGCAGACGTCGAGGTAGGACACCGAGTGGGTGACGATCAGCACCACGCGACCGGCGTCGGCCAGCTGCCGCAGCATCATCATCACCTGACGGTCCAGCGCCGGATCCAGGCCCGTGGTCGGCTCGTCCAGGATGAGTAGCGACGGCCCGGTGAGCAGTTCGAGTGCCACCGAGGCGCGTTTACGTTGGCCGCCGGAGAGCTTGTCGACTCGGGTGTCGGCGTGCTTAGTCAGCTCGAGTTCTTCGAGTACCTGGGCCACGACCTGGGCGCGG is a genomic window containing:
- a CDS encoding ATP-binding cassette domain-containing protein; the protein is MTPPAPPALTVRHDGSERTFAAGHDVVVGRDLRADMRITHPLISRAHLLLRFDQGRWLAIDNGSLNGTFANGRRVPMIDIRDGQSINIGNPDGPLLTFEVGRHVGMAGRPPQTESMRIKSPSAAAPSSGTAWPGPGPSHPGRQPHWGSPPAPRRYPGAPRPAPYPPGSAPPPVHFQHHPTMSAAPPTQMSPSVAKPPEVSNLATKMLHAMLSSKSGALQKPVGAATIGRATDNDIVIGDVLASRHHAFLTRTPLGTEIRDAHSVNGTFVNGLRVGSAVLSEGDVVTIGNVDLVFTRDTLVRRTEAATRAGGLEVNAVCFTVDRGKQLLDQITLTARPGTLTAIIGGSGAGKTTLSRLIAGYTSPSSGSVTFEGHNIHAEYASMRSRIGMVPQDDVVHRQLTINQALGYAAELRLPPDTSKADRAQVVAQVLEELELTKHADTRVDKLSGGQRKRASVALELLTGPSLLILDEPTTGLDPALDRQVMMMLRQLADAGRVVLIVTHSVSYLDVCDQLLLVAPGGKTAFLGPPDQIGQAMGTTNWADIFANVGADPDEANRRFRATDKAENQPPQAAPSQTSPADLGEPVHTDAYRQFSTIARRQIRLVVSDRGYTVFLALLPFLIGVLTLTVRGKTGYGMSDPMGNNPAQPDQILVMLNVGAVFMGTALTIRDLIGERAIFRREQAVGLSTGAYLSAKIVVFCAFAIVQAAIATVISVVGWGQPISDAVLLGGGGFAVSFELFVTVAATCVASAILGMALSALAKSQDQIMPMLVVAIMSQLVFSGGMIWVTDRFLLDQLSWFTPARWGFAASASTIDTHRLVPGPTDPKDQHWNHTKSAWLFDMAMLGALSLVYGAIVWWKIRLRRR